Part of the Phragmites australis chromosome 23, lpPhrAust1.1, whole genome shotgun sequence genome is shown below.
CGGAATCGACAAAGAAATGGCCACCTTAAAACACCCTAAACAAACCTCGTTTCCTACCTCACCGCTTCTTCTCTGTTGCACTCACCAGACACGCCCAAAGCCTCACCTCCTATGCTCGCCGGCgtcggccgccgccggcgatgcCAACCAGCCCGCTGAAGCTCCCTTCCCCCGGCGGCCGACTCGGCCGCCTCCTCGACTCCCTCCGCCAGCCGGCGCGCGCAGGGCCGCTCCCCGTCCAGACCGGCTTCCCGACCTCCCTCGCCGACCTCGTTGTCAAGAACCATGTCCGCCTCAAGAACCCCAGGAGGCGCCACCGTCCGAGCGCCGTCCCGTCGTCCCCTGCGCCCCCTGTCACCGCCGCGGAGCTGGTGCCCCAGCAAAGGCGCGAGCTTTCGGTGGTTCAGGACGCGGCGATACGGCCTAAAGTCGCGGCCTTTAGCATCCGGCCGGAGCTCCTCGCGGTCGGTGGCACCGTGGCGCTCGCGCTGCTGCTGATCTGGAGCAAGATGCTGGTTGCGGCGGCCACGCTCGCGTCGGTGGCGCTGTTCTGGATCGAGTCTGTCAGGTCGTCCGCCTCCCGCCAGGGGCCGGAGACGAAGGAGGAGCTCGATTtgggcggccgcggccgcggctcGCCGATTCGGGAGGAGGATTCGGCCGCCGATACGCCCAGGCTGAGCTGCGCCGACTCCGACCAGGGAAGCGAGGTCTCCTCCCTGGGGGGCGCCGACACGATcgacctcgccggcggcgacgatTCGATCAGTtcgaagaggaaggagaagaggagatcGCTGAGGAAACTAATCGCTAAGAAGCTGCACAACGGCAAGAGGTCCAAGGACAAGGACTCCCCGGCCTCTCGCCACGGCGGCGAGAGGAAGCACCCGGACGCCGGCGAGGTGGGCGTCAACGCCGGACCAGTAAAAACCGAGACTTTAGCTACTCCTGCCGAGCAGACGTCGCCACCAGAAGCGATCACCGATGAGAAGTGTCGACGATGGGGCGCATTGCCTTTGTCTGCGTTCATACCGATCATCCTCGTCGGCCTCATCGCCGGGAAGCTCCCGGCGGTGGCGCTCGCCGTGCTCTGCGCCGT
Proteins encoded:
- the LOC133905730 gene encoding uncharacterized protein LOC133905730; translated protein: MPTSPLKLPSPGGRLGRLLDSLRQPARAGPLPVQTGFPTSLADLVVKNHVRLKNPRRRHRPSAVPSSPAPPVTAAELVPQQRRELSVVQDAAIRPKVAAFSIRPELLAVGGTVALALLLIWSKMLVAAATLASVALFWIESVRSSASRQGPETKEELDLGGRGRGSPIREEDSAADTPRLSCADSDQGSEVSSLGGADTIDLAGGDDSISSKRKEKRRSLRKLIAKKLHNGKRSKDKDSPASRHGGERKHPDAGEVGVNAGPVKTETLATPAEQTSPPEAITDEKCRRWGALPLSAFIPIILVGLIAGKLPAVALAVLCAVFFSSVERVPS